One part of the Marinobacterium rhizophilum genome encodes these proteins:
- a CDS encoding electron transfer flavoprotein subunit alpha/FixB family protein, giving the protein MKTLVIAEHDNQQMAAVTLNLVQAASRLGGDIDILVAGDACQAVVEQAAQISGVHEVVVVQAGHYASQLAEELALLVETLVRERGYQAVVAPSSSFGKNLSPRVAALLDVAQVSDVIEIKGVGSYVRPIYAGNVMLSIESGEPVQVLTIRPTAFDAAAQEGSAAIVEASAVAALGLSSVVGRELSKSDRPVLGSAPIVVSGGRGLGSGDNYHQMLDPLADTLSAALGASRAAVDAGFVPNDFQVGQTGKIVAPELYIAVGISGAIQHLAGMSDSKVIVAINKDPDAPIFEVADYGLEGDLFELVPELTRELS; this is encoded by the coding sequence ATGAAAACACTCGTAATAGCAGAACATGATAATCAGCAGATGGCGGCGGTGACGCTGAATCTGGTGCAGGCAGCATCCCGGTTGGGCGGGGACATCGATATCCTGGTGGCGGGCGATGCGTGCCAGGCGGTGGTCGAACAGGCGGCGCAAATCAGCGGCGTACACGAAGTGGTCGTTGTGCAAGCCGGGCACTATGCAAGTCAGCTGGCGGAGGAACTCGCGCTGCTGGTGGAAACCCTTGTGCGGGAGCGAGGCTATCAGGCGGTAGTGGCGCCCAGCTCCAGCTTTGGCAAAAACCTCAGCCCGCGTGTCGCGGCGCTGCTGGATGTGGCGCAAGTGTCTGATGTTATTGAAATAAAAGGGGTTGGCAGCTATGTTCGGCCCATATATGCTGGCAACGTCATGCTGAGTATCGAGTCCGGTGAGCCTGTGCAGGTGTTGACGATTCGCCCCACCGCCTTTGATGCGGCGGCGCAGGAAGGTAGCGCAGCCATCGTGGAGGCGTCTGCTGTAGCAGCGCTGGGGCTGTCCTCGGTTGTCGGGCGTGAGCTCAGCAAGTCTGACCGGCCGGTACTCGGTTCTGCACCCATCGTGGTGTCGGGCGGACGGGGTCTGGGCAGTGGTGACAACTATCATCAGATGCTGGATCCGCTGGCGGATACACTGAGTGCGGCCCTGGGCGCGTCTCGTGCCGCAGTCGATGCGGGTTTCGTGCCCAATGACTTCCAGGTCGGCCAGACCGGCAAGATCGTGGCACCGGAACTCTATATTGCCGTGGGTATCTCCGGTGCGATTCAGCATCTGGCGGGCATGAGCGATTCCAAGGTGATCGTGGCGATCAACAAGGACCCGGACGCACCGATCTTTGAGGTGGCGGACTATGGTCTGGAGGGGGATCTGTTTGAACTGGTGCCGGAGCTTACCCGCGAACTGAGTTAG